A window of the Leishmania infantum JPCM5 genome chromosome 18 genome harbors these coding sequences:
- a CDS encoding putative DNA-directed RNA polymerase II, with protein MSSIEELKVVRLFRALNTIIQLCHDRGYVIRHPSAIAEAVQNPELYDDEEGLDHDWFLRHFVISPGRAARSTRAKQSGDGGSRSGPGRAAKNEEDGGGADKPGEYDVAVDEDEVLRRAANGEWVCMRNAMRLTCSVDPRRATLASSVVTGTPTNKAPSSAPAVKAEPKDDGGGVPYAVAAAAVDAKSKEKAAKNALMVFFSGSPKLSIKEVHSFREKALKKMASSMIIVTNKIDPGVRMDVQELSGRMDEATGAELLSIQVFEEEALAFNVVRHETVPRHVALTPAEAEAFLAERKLNVAQLPRMQESDPLVQYLGLQRGSIVHITREGKQSGPYSMYRHVI; from the coding sequence ATGTCGTCCATTGAAGAGCTCAAGGTGGTGCGGTTGTTTCGCGCACTCAACACGATCATCCAACTCTGCCACGACCGCGGCTACGTCATTCGACACCCGTCGGCGatcgccgaggcggtgcagaaCCCCGAGCTctacgacgacgaagaggggCTCGACCATGACTGGTTCTTGCGGCACTTCGTCATCTCGCCGggccgcgcggcgcgcagcacacgcgcgaagcaaagcggcgatggcggcagcagaagcggccCCGGGCGTGCAGCGAAGAACGAGgaagatggcggcggcgccgacaagCCGGGCGAGTATGATGTGGCAGTGGACGAAGATGAGGTGCTTCGTCGTGCAGCCAACGGAGAgtgggtgtgcatgcgcaaCGCCATGCGGCTGACGTGCTCCGTGGACCCACGCCGCGCAACACTGGCGTCGAGCGTCGTCACGGGGACACCAACGAACAAGGCGCCCTCTTCTGCGCCTGCCGTGAAGGCGGAGCCGAAggatgacggcggcggcgtgccctacgctgtggcagcggctgcggtggacgCGAAGtcgaaggagaaggcggccaAGAACGCCCTCATGGTCTTCTTCTCGGGTTCACCGAAGCTGAGCATAAAGGAGGTGCATTCGTTCCGCGAAAAGGCGCTCAAGAAGATGGCGTCATCGATGATCATCGTGACGAACAAGATCGACCCCGGTGTGCGCATGGATGTGCAGGAGCTCAGTGGTCGAATGGATGAGGCCACAGGAGCGGAGCTGCTCTCCATCCAAGtcttcgaggaggaggcgctggcatTCAACGTCGTGCGCCACGAAACGGTACCGCGCCACGTCGCCCTCACGCCCGCTGAGGCCGAGGCGTTCCTGGCGGAGCGGAAGCTAAACGTTGCCCAGCTACCCCGCATGCAAGAGAGTGACCCTCTGGTCCAGTACCTTggcctgcagcgcggcagcatcgTCCACATCACACGCGAAGGCAAGCAGAGCGGCCCGTACAGCATGTACCGGCACGTGATTTGA
- a CDS encoding putative DNA-directed RNA polymerases II, with protein sequence MPAIGQEKLEFHKCFRILQTSAEMMSDRKYKVAQHVVPSSLGEFIERYVEEVEVTEDGGAAVGGGPNDAPPRRKQVIRRDKMTLACEREVGEGNTLKAVVYFCPPNHLSSEVVKKIAEDALNEGYQRVVFVTPSKPNPIVRKTMDTYNRSEQDLRFELFEEDELSVNITHHELVPKHSPLSEEELTDVLQAHALELNQLPRILSTDPVARYYGLKRGQVVRIERKSMSAGLYVTYRQVV encoded by the coding sequence ATGCCAGCCATCGGACAAGAGAAGCTGGAGTTCCACAAGTGCTTCCGCATTCTGCAGACGTCAGCGGAGATGATGTCGGATCGGAAGTACAAGGTGGCACAGCATGTGGTTCCTAGCTCCCTCGGCGAGTTCATTGAGCGTTAcgtcgaggaggtggaggtgacggaggacggcggcgcggcggtcgGCGGTGGCCCTAACGATGCCCCGCCCCGTCGCAAGCAGGTGATTCGGCGGGACAAGATGACCCTGGCATGTGAGCGTGAGGTGGGCGAGGGCAACACGCTCAAGGCGGTCGTATACTTCTGCCCACCAAACCACCTCTCGTCGGAGGTGGTAAAGAAGATCGCTGAGGATGCGCTTAATGAAGGCTATCAGCGGGTCGTGTTCGTCACACCATCGAAGCCGAACCCGATCGTGCGCAAAACGATGGACACGTACAACCGTAGTGAGCAGGACCTGCGCTTCGAGCTGTTCGAGGAGGATGAGCTCTCTGTGAACATCACCCATCACGAGCTAGTGCCGAAGCACTCGCCGCTGTCGGAAGAGGAGCTCACAGACGTGCTGCAAGCTCATGCACTGGAGCTGAATCAGCTTCCTCGCATCCTGTCCACCGACCCTGTAGCTCGCTACTACGGACTGAAGCGTGGCCAGGTAGTCCGCATTGAGCGTAAGAGCATGTCAGCGGGCCTCTACGTGACCTACCGGCAAGTCGTGTGA